A stretch of DNA from Cannabis sativa cultivar Pink pepper isolate KNU-18-1 chromosome X, ASM2916894v1, whole genome shotgun sequence:
TCGCAGACGGGCCGGACGGCCGGGGCCGGACTGGggttgctctttcgggttggggttggggtcggaggggttggggtcgtggtcgacaggggtgagggtggtgatcggcgttggggttgacgtgggtgggtgagggtggttcgggtgagggtgggcggttggggtgagatagagggagagagagatgatgcagagagagagagaatattgtgaggggggtatttttggggttttgaaaaaaaaggaatagtttttttaggttttaaatttttgatttagggaaatttttttttgattttctaagtatagaaaatcaaatttcccttgtgTAATCAAGGAGAGTTTGAATTGTACGCATACGACTTATTATGTATAACAATTATATAACAACACAAATTTGCACAAAGTCAAACCCAACAAAaccaaatatgtacaaacactCGTAAATTTTCAATTCAACATTTAGGTCACTAAACCTTCTTTTGGACTATAACGTATAAaatgaaacttacaaaaataagaAACAGCAAACCCAACtccttttcaaataattaatataataaatacatataaacagAAAGGGGTttgacattttgaactttgtatttttttcttgaaaattttttTAGGCAAAATTTGTACTTTGGAAGAGaaaaacaaatacaaaaaatcatACGTACACTTGCAGTTTCAGAAAGATCGACCAATTGTTTGTTACGTGGCACACTCCTATTGGTTAGTAGTTATGTAGGACGGCAACCAAAAAAAATCAATGCAATCCAGAGATAAAAGAGTCCAGAAACCTTTAACGAATGACGGTGGCCAGTCGTATGAAGGTTATTACGGAACCACAAAACGATGCTAGGCCACCCCAGAACCAATCCGATGGCGGGTACCATCAACGACCATCGAAAGCGCGTTGGCTTGTTCCCAGAGATACTGCTTAGGACGTTCTTTTAGTTTTGGTCGTGCCTACGGTTAAAGCTCCTTTCCGCAGCCGACCTTATGCTCGACCGACCACTAACAACGGACTCATTGGGCGACCCTTGGCCGCTACTCCCATATTGATGCTCCCACGCTCTACCCCGATTCACGTCCGGCACGTGCTCCGACACGCGCCACACCTTAACTGACTTGTCGAGGCTCCCGCTGTACACCACCCACCTCGGGTCAACCGCACCGTCCTTTTCGGAGCCCCGATTTTCGTAGCATTCCTCTTCAACTGCCAAACACTTGACGGGCCCAGTATGACCCGTTAACACCGAGAGGCAGGCGTGGGCCCCACTGGGCTCCCTCCTCCAGACGCAAATATTCTTATCGGCGGAGCCGCTAAAGACAAGGTTTCCGCCGGCGGCGAGACAAAGCACGGCGAGCTTGTGTCCCCTGAGGACCCCACCGTGAGACAAGTGCTTCTCTCGTTCCCAGTAATTGACCAACCCGTCTGACGAACCGCAGTAAACTATGGCGTTTTCTACGTTCACTGCTAGAGCCGTCACCGCGTTCTCTTGCTTCAGTAGAGTTTGAACCAAGAAATGTTTCGTCCCTTCCCCGTTTAGCTCTCTCCTCCAAACCTTAACAGTACCATCAGCCGAGCCGGTGAAAACCAACGAGTCGAAACCAGAAACAACTGAATTTACGGCGTCATCGTGAGCAGTGATAGATTCCAAGCATTTGGACGTGGCGATTCGCCAGACTTTAATTGTCTTGTCCCACGACCCTGAGTATAATAACCCTTGTTCTTCGTTCAAGCTCATGCACGAAACGGCGTCGTAATGCCTTATACGGAGAACATTCCGTCGCCTCCTGACCTCAACATAATTCTTTGGGTTGATGGAGCCCCGGAGAAAATCCCTGAAAGAGGGCAAGCTCCCGATTCGTTTGTGGACCCGCGGATTCTTCGGGGAGACTTTCCAGACTCGAATCTTACCGTCCTGGTGACCCGTGAAAATCTTATGACCTGAGATAACAATGGCTTTCACCAAACCACTGCTGCATTTAAATCCGGAGAATTCTTTCATGTTTTTCCAAACCCGAATGTTCTTGCTGTCGGATCCAGTGTAGAGAAGGTCCCCTGAAACAGCTAAAGAATATACATGACCCTCTTCTCTTACAATAGACCGGATTAAGCCATTACGAGGAAAATTCTCATGATCTTCTTCGTAAGGAGTGAAAATAATCGGAGAGGATGTTAGCCAAGGAGACTTGTTGTACGGAGAAGAATTTTGATTATTCCAAGGGGACATGGCGTAGGGAGAAGCACTAACCGATGATCCCGGACTCATCGCCGACGAGCTACTTTGACGGTGGCCGGAGAAGTTGTCGTCGTCGATGTGGGACGCTTTGTGACGTGGCGAGAAGATATTTGATTCGGAATGCAACAGTGCTCCGAATTTGGGTCTGGCAAGGAGACCATTATTGGGCCTATCCGCTACCATTGTGGATCCTCCTTTTGAGTTTCTCATCTACCGTTTGGGAAAATTTTATGAATTGAGATTCAGGGAAAAGTTTTGAGATAGATTTTGTAAGAGAAGAGAATGAAGGgagtgattatttttttttttttagtatttcgAAGATTGTGAAATTAGAAAGAGAAAGAATTTATAAATAGGCGAGTATGAAAAAAGTGGTGGGTGTGGTAAGTTGACACGTAAGGGAAGGAGACGTAATCGTTTTCGGAACCGGGAAACCGGCTTAGCCGGTATTATTATTGGAGAAGTTGAAATTAGAGGAAAGGAAATTCAGGAAAAATAGggtatttcttttcttttcttttcttgcgGCGTTTAATCTCCACACGCTAAATTTGGGAAACTATCACGATGTTAATAACCACGTATGCAGTGAAACAATGAAGCGTCTTCAAATTGAACCAAAATGGTTATTTGACTTTCGATGAAACATGTTTTCTTTACTCACTACACCCCCAAAATAGTATTATCAATAATTGGCAAGTAATGTTAGCTGCCAGCACTAGAAAGAGTTGTGAAtggaagaattttttttaatggttATTATTAAAGGAAGGATACATAAATTTACTAAaaagtaataaataatttaattattatttttcatttcatattAGGCAAGCttactctatttatttattaaataatatttatattaaatcttGCTACTCATCACATTTACATACATTTTTGTAACCATACTTCTCATCATTcttaattactattttattaatatatatttaagtaaataatatgtttatttatgACATTATTTAATActtataattaagaaaatgatatataaatttattaaaaaataataaataacttgtaccACACTCTATGTTTTTTTTGAAGCCGATTAATtagaacttaaaaaaaatataaaacgaTAAATAATAGACACGtagttttttacgtggttcagaCATTAATAATTCTTAGTCCACGAATCCATTATATTAGCTTTGCCGGCGAGAGTTTAAGTATTACAAGTGTTTACAGTATGAATATTAATTGTGTATTCCTTTTGTTTCTCTTAGAAAAGAATAAAGCTTCCAGGAATTTTGgcagaaaaaaattattcacccttttcacataaaaaGTCGGAATATTTATAGGCACACATGTGGGTAAGGGCATACCCTTTACTTACCTAGAGTTTCTTACTCAATATGCCACATGGGCTGATATTACAATAGGATGATCAGCCGACTACTGGTTTAGTAGGTAGCTTTTCCATTGTGTGGTGCATGGCCATTGCAAGGCATTTTTTGGGAACAACGACACATGTTGCTCAAAGGTTTCTCCTTTAAAAGTGGTTGCCTAGACAAGTCGTTGGACAAAAAGGGGCTACAAAGACACGTATGTGCACTACCATGGTTTGACACAGGGGGCAAGATCTGATTCGGTGTCAGAAGGTATGAAACTGTCGCTTTAAGCTCTAGGTGGAATATAGCTAGATAGATTCTGGGTACACACTAATTACAAAGGGTACACGCTAATTACAAATAGTACATGGTGGCACCTTTCCACGAATGCCACGTATCAAGTATATGGGTATACAGATAACATTTACCCCTGCAAGCTTCCAGGACTTTCTGAGTTCTGGGAGCTTGCTACTTCTCCCTGGAACCGACTATTGTCACGCACTAACCTTTTAACTGTTGGGGTTGCGAATAAATCTTTTTGATGAGCTGTGATCTGTTAATGGCAAATGGAGCGTCAAAAACCGTCGACGTGGCAATCATGCAGCACACTAAATGCCCTGGTTAATTCATTACACTATTGTCATGCACTAACCTTTTAACTATTGGGGTCGCGGATGTATCTTATTGATGAGCTGTGATCTATTAAGGGCAGATGGAGCATCAAAAATTGTTGACGTGGCAATCATGCGGCACACAAAATGCCCTATTTAATTCATTACACGCGTGTTGGGATGCATCTACCACAGAAAGTTAAAACTGATGGTGCGACAATTTGAAAAGACCTTTCTTTATGGCTTGATGGACTCGAGGTAAATCGTGACTAATAAATGCCTCTGGCCTTTTCAACTCCCCAGCTGTCGAATTATGATAGAAGATTTGGGCCGATAATTTTGAAAGAACTGATTGTCTTCTAGAAGTATAAATTGACATTAACAACGTTCTTTTCACTTATTCCACACCATACTTCAGACTTTTCCcctataatatttttctattgtcAATCTTATTGCATGCAAGAAGAGTGCAAAAATTTGATCCAACAATTGCTCAACTTTCGCGTGAAGCTTTTTCCTGACATTGAACCTCTACAAATTGACCAACTCGACCCTTTGCCAGATGAAGGACTCGACTTTTAGGCCAGTTGCAACAACCTCATCGATTGGGTTTGAAAATTTGAGACGAGATTCTTTGGCACTGGCCCATCTTCTCTCCACTCAACAAGTAAGTACACTAACCCCTAGCTAAACTTTTAACATTTCATGTGTAAGATAGAAATTTCTTGCTCATGCTAGGGTTGAGACTGTTTACGTGTTGAGTAGCAAAGTAGAATATGCCAAAGAAATTTTGCAATGTTAAGAGAAAATCTTTCTGagaatcaaattttcataaaagaaaataatgttgTTTAGGCATGTTTCTTTTTGATCATGTGAGGTTATAGTAAGTTCCTGTACGTTTGTTAATCGTGGGATTGGGTCGATTGGGGTATCAGTCTGAAGGTTTTCCTTTTCTTGGTCAGTTGCTTCAAGATGCTCgcttttctctttatttttgtgCTAGTAGAAATAGACTTGAACCAGGATTCCTAAGTGGGCATTGTAGGAATTACTGAAAGTACGCCTATCACTCTTGTTGAGGAAACTACAATGGAAGGTGGTCTTGCTATGGCTCCCGCTATAATACCTCAGTCAAAAGCGACCCTGAAAACTGTTCCAAAGGATGAACCTGCTGTAGAGGAAGGCTCCCTTGCAAAGGCCAAAGGAAAGAGGAGGGCCAAGACACTCTTTACTGCATAGGCATACAACAACTCCGTCTGAGAGATGAACCAGAAAGTCAACTGCTTTTGGTCCTATGGGATGTTGTAGGTCTATGCTGATGGCGATGGTCTCCGTAATGTCCCTGGATTGATGTGGCATAGGATATCTACCACGGGAGGGTCTGCTTCTACCAGCACGAAGGGATTCAATGAGTGGAGCTGGTCCAACATTTCTAATGGTGCTCATCTTCCTCTAAGAACCTACTTTGCGCATCTAATTGCAAAAAATTGGATAGCTCCTTTCCAGCTAATCCCTTCATTGTATAGGCGTCTAGCATAGTGCTATGTCTTCTGCAAGATGAACAAATTGGAAGTACCCTCCCCGGAAGAAATCCTTTACTTCTACAGTGTAAAGGCTAATGCCATGAGGATAAATAAGAAGAAGTTGGGCTTCTTTAGATTCGACAAGCACCCAGACTCTTACTACCCTGTTAGCCATGGGGACCATACCTATGATCTCCGCGAATATTAGTTCTTCTCCTCTGCGTTCCTTGTAAAAGGGGTGCCTTCCCTTCACCTGAACTTCTAGCTACCTGGTATTATTATCACCCAACTTTAATTTTGCTTTTTTAAGAGTTTCTTATGCTATAAATGACTTGCCAACTCTTGTGACATTTTCCAGAACTTCCATCCAAAAGTGCTAAAACTACAGAGATAGCCAAGAAAGCGGCTCAGAATAAGGCTTCTCCGAAGATCAATTAAAGGTTGAGGATTTAGTGACAACTAAACTTCTTCGCAGATCTGGCTTGATCACAAATTTTTAGAACATTAATCAgttgggttttgtgtcctaaataaaactcatttcaatataatcaaatttactaattgataaagatcagaaatcgttttatgttgcatggttcacatgatttattttatgattatatttaatgtataaattctattaaatccagaacatatattaatatgtatatatttattcatgattagAGTATCGTCAGCACCGTAGAATATAATCATggttatatgttcaaaagtttaattcccatgatttgtcagttcactggatttgaactggcatgataatcagcgataaggtatacttacaccttggataagtgttatatcctttccagggcactggcaaagtttactagtatcggatgtatggagtatacattggaagggacagatattgatcttggataagatatcataaacttaccgttatatctttctaagtcaatatcaatagttgatcctaggtctatggatcttaatcctgatatggttaggttcaacttagtggtatcatttatgttcttcaatttgttcgttaaagtcaaccaattggatcttctcgtgacatttatattaaggacatggtagttcaattgagtgggagcgctgatcatagatatggaatctatagcttctataggtatttagaagtgaaatgatgatttcctttgagcttggctgaatagagataaatgattgagatctcatttcagtaattatattagtttactgaaatattatttataggttgctaagtgttttaaggataaaatacattgaagggtagaacagtaaatttgtccctattcagtgtaaatcaatagaggatctttgactattaggattgtaacaatggataatcataacgtaccTATattgtggtacatatagagcgttctatataactgagagtgtatgcaattccaaatctatagtggcgcaagacggaattataagttagggaatttacttggtaaattctagatctacttattgaaagcttggttatataggcccatggtccccttactagttgagataatactgcttccagactcagttaattgattttaattaattagtcataattctaaaattagactatgtcttatttatgaattttcactaagcaagggcttaattgtgaagaaaagaggttttacggtcaatttattaattaagagactttgtatggtctaattaataaattacataaatgaaaattttatttagtaattaattataattattaaataaatggttttggcatttataggattgaattggaaaatatggtattattgaaaagaagaataagtggttgacaTAAGTagatgatatctttgactctcgcctaaacgggacactggtatcagtttgttggaaactttagaaattatttaggattgtatgtttttgtattttcacttgtcatgaTTTTGTATTAAGGATATCCTATTGCTTTGGACCGAGTTGTTGGCGAAgatcaagtttttttttattcaagtgCTCTCGCAGATCCGACTGGGAGTAATTACTGGCATACCTCGTTTTACTCATAGATTGCGTCCTACTCATGGACCTTGTCTTGCTCATGGACCTTGTCTTCGAGTGACTCGTGGATTTAGTGGTTCCCATGCTTTCTCGATCA
This window harbors:
- the LOC115703191 gene encoding protein JINGUBANG, with protein sequence MRNSKGGSTMVADRPNNGLLARPKFGALLHSESNIFSPRHKASHIDDDNFSGHRQSSSSAMSPGSSVSASPYAMSPWNNQNSSPYNKSPWLTSSPIIFTPYEEDHENFPRNGLIRSIVREEGHVYSLAVSGDLLYTGSDSKNIRVWKNMKEFSGFKCSSGLVKAIVISGHKIFTGHQDGKIRVWKVSPKNPRVHKRIGSLPSFRDFLRGSINPKNYVEVRRRRNVLRIRHYDAVSCMSLNEEQGLLYSGSWDKTIKVWRIATSKCLESITAHDDAVNSVVSGFDSLVFTGSADGTVKVWRRELNGEGTKHFLVQTLLKQENAVTALAVNVENAIVYCGSSDGLVNYWEREKHLSHGGVLRGHKLAVLCLAAGGNLVFSGSADKNICVWRREPSGAHACLSVLTGHTGPVKCLAVEEECYENRGSEKDGAVDPRWVVYSGSLDKSVKVWRVSEHVPDVNRGRAWEHQYGSSGQGSPNESVVSGRSSIRSAAERSFNRRHDQN